One Faecalispora anaeroviscerum genomic window carries:
- a CDS encoding ImmA/IrrE family metallo-endopeptidase, which yields MAQAGVQTSKSKEIKNTLDGLIDNYRENPENIAELLAFKSRFYQYSMNNAALILNQNPYATFVANYAFWEKEGYKVKPPGIKVIFPIRTEIFEVGEKDGKKQYRRVSNATSEEKEMIEKGLIKPFTTTRFGVGNVFDISQTDCPPEDYPKFYHMGYSSDRHAQLYDIVKQHAIQKGIYVEEADLQSIALRGQFSPMENSIRISDKLNDTEKLSTLTHELGHALLHGDPASRNKNSSIKELEADCISIMLQQEFGIELTDGRKKHFVQHYNICKNFDGFKLEDVLKNVN from the coding sequence ATGGCACAGGCCGGTGTTCAGACTTCAAAATCAAAAGAGATTAAAAACACATTGGATGGGCTGATCGATAATTATCGCGAGAATCCGGAGAATATAGCTGAGCTGCTTGCGTTCAAGAGTAGATTCTATCAATATTCGATGAACAATGCGGCTCTGATTCTAAATCAAAACCCATATGCCACCTTTGTAGCGAACTACGCCTTTTGGGAAAAAGAAGGATATAAAGTAAAGCCACCTGGAATTAAGGTCATATTCCCAATTCGTACAGAAATTTTTGAAGTCGGTGAAAAGGATGGAAAAAAGCAATACCGCCGGGTTTCAAATGCCACGTCGGAAGAAAAAGAAATGATTGAGAAGGGTCTAATAAAGCCTTTCACAACAACGCGGTTCGGTGTGGGTAATGTATTCGATATATCACAAACTGATTGCCCTCCTGAAGATTACCCTAAATTCTATCACATGGGGTATTCTTCCGACCGGCACGCGCAACTTTATGACATTGTAAAGCAACACGCTATTCAAAAAGGAATCTACGTCGAAGAAGCTGATTTGCAATCCATCGCACTTCGGGGCCAGTTCTCCCCTATGGAAAACAGTATCCGGATCAGCGATAAGCTGAACGACACTGAAAAGCTATCAACGCTAACCCATGAGCTAGGTCACGCATTGCTGCATGGTGATCCTGCATCTCGAAACAAAAACAGCTCCATCAAAGAGTTGGAAGCAGACTGCATTTCTATCATGCTTCAGCAGGAGTTTGGTATCGAGCTGACTGATGGCAGAAAAAAACACTTTGTCCAGCACTATAATATTTGCAAGAATTTTGATGGATTCAAACTGGAAGATGTTCTGAAGAATGTCAACTAA
- a CDS encoding single-stranded DNA-binding protein: MLKGRGIGRLVADPKQRVIRKNDTDYAVCEFTLACQQGKGKADFIKIKAWRGLGNFLYNNVKKGQKIYIEGTLKIPPYDKERGSAYEPYIVAYDFEFCGSGIKEVKEQPVPDAGSPSDDELYETLTDDDLIGP, from the coding sequence ATGCTGAAAGGTAGAGGAATTGGAAGACTCGTTGCTGATCCTAAACAGCGTGTTATTAGAAAAAATGATACTGATTACGCAGTCTGTGAATTTACATTGGCTTGCCAACAAGGGAAAGGCAAGGCTGACTTCATTAAAATCAAGGCTTGGCGAGGATTGGGAAATTTTCTTTATAACAACGTGAAAAAAGGTCAAAAAATCTACATTGAAGGAACCTTAAAAATTCCTCCTTATGATAAAGAAAGAGGAAGTGCTTACGAACCGTATATAGTAGCCTATGATTTCGAGTTCTGCGGCAGCGGAATAAAAGAAGTGAAAGAACAACCGGTTCCGGATGCTGGATCGCCCAGCGATGATGAACTTTATGAAACTCTGACTGATGATGATTTGATTGGGCCGTAA